Proteins encoded together in one Bacteroides zoogleoformans window:
- a CDS encoding putative porin gives MRRIALTYIFLSIVGIWGALAQNTLNPMNNRDRFGNQVDPSTRPNNLEDSTDTEIKSLPPKLYMWQISETLGERILMPADTVSLNFQNSNLVEGFSGHYNYLGNLGSPRLSRIFFERNAQEPTIFMEPFSGFFVHPGQVKFTNSNIPYTNLTYYKAGNKVNGEERFKSYFSVNANKRLAFGFHIDYLYGRGYYQNQSTAHFNAGIFGSYMGEKYQIQGIYNNFMLKMNENGGITDDQYITRPENMSGGKKQYESTTIPVKLEQTSNRNKDFYVYLAQRYRLGFTKKTQTIQEKQPQGAKAAANHMHHDAGNDSLPAAKNAPQDTLVTEEFVPVTSFIHTVKVERSRHRFRSGSEPAGFFPKEYKLYNNHSNDSTTAFSVKNTFGIALLEGFNKYAKAGLTAYISHKFSRYDLMNTDTLTDMSRIRHTEQEVFLGGELAKREGSLLHYNVNGEVGMLEKAIGQFRINANLDMNFRLWKDSVNLYARGYISNTLPSFYMRHYHSNHYNWDNDDMNKELRTRIEGELNIAHWGTNLRAGVENIKNYTYFNQNAIPEQHGDDIQVLCATLKQNFRLGIFHLDNEVTWQKTSNETVLPLPRLSLYHNLYLLARLAKKVLTLQLGADVRYFSKYHAPAYAPGIQQFHLQSTDDRVEIGGYPIVNVYANLQLKRTRLFAMMYHVNAGTGSSNYFLVPHYPINPRLFKIGISWNFYD, from the coding sequence ATGAGACGAATTGCACTGACATACATCTTTCTATCCATCGTCGGGATATGGGGAGCCCTGGCGCAAAACACCCTGAACCCGATGAATAACCGGGACCGCTTCGGCAACCAGGTTGATCCGAGCACCCGGCCGAACAATCTGGAAGACAGCACCGACACGGAAATCAAAAGCCTTCCCCCAAAACTCTATATGTGGCAAATAAGCGAGACATTGGGCGAGCGCATCCTCATGCCTGCCGATACGGTCAGCCTTAACTTCCAGAACAGCAATCTGGTAGAAGGTTTTTCAGGACACTATAACTATTTGGGGAATTTGGGGTCGCCGCGCCTCTCGCGTATCTTCTTTGAACGGAACGCTCAAGAACCGACCATCTTCATGGAACCTTTCTCCGGCTTCTTTGTCCACCCGGGACAAGTGAAATTTACGAACAGCAACATCCCTTATACCAATCTGACCTATTACAAGGCGGGGAATAAGGTGAACGGCGAAGAGCGCTTCAAATCTTACTTCTCCGTCAACGCCAACAAGAGGCTGGCTTTCGGCTTCCACATAGACTACTTGTACGGACGGGGCTACTATCAGAACCAGTCAACCGCACACTTCAACGCAGGCATATTCGGCAGCTACATGGGCGAAAAATATCAGATACAGGGTATCTATAACAACTTCATGCTGAAGATGAACGAAAACGGCGGCATCACAGACGACCAATACATCACGCGGCCGGAGAACATGTCAGGAGGAAAGAAACAATACGAATCGACCACCATTCCCGTAAAATTAGAGCAGACCTCGAACCGCAACAAGGATTTTTACGTTTACCTTGCCCAACGGTATCGCCTTGGATTCACCAAAAAGACGCAGACGATACAAGAGAAGCAACCGCAAGGAGCGAAAGCGGCCGCCAACCACATGCACCATGACGCCGGCAACGACAGCCTGCCCGCAGCAAAAAACGCCCCGCAAGATACACTTGTGACGGAAGAGTTTGTACCCGTCACCAGCTTCATCCATACGGTGAAGGTGGAACGGTCGCGACATCGATTCCGTTCGGGCAGCGAACCTGCCGGATTCTTCCCTAAAGAATATAAATTGTATAACAATCACAGCAACGACTCCACCACGGCCTTCAGTGTAAAGAACACATTCGGCATAGCTTTGCTGGAGGGCTTCAACAAATATGCCAAAGCCGGACTTACAGCGTATATCTCCCATAAATTCAGCCGATATGATTTGATGAATACGGATACACTCACGGATATGAGCCGCATCCGCCATACGGAGCAAGAAGTCTTCTTGGGAGGCGAGCTGGCCAAACGCGAAGGCAGCTTGCTGCACTACAATGTAAACGGTGAAGTGGGTATGCTGGAAAAAGCCATCGGACAATTCCGCATCAATGCCAATCTGGACATGAACTTCCGCCTGTGGAAAGATTCCGTGAATTTATATGCCCGAGGCTATATAAGCAATACCCTGCCCTCTTTCTACATGCGCCATTATCATTCCAATCATTACAATTGGGATAATGACGACATGAATAAAGAATTGCGCACGCGCATAGAGGGAGAACTGAACATTGCCCATTGGGGAACCAACCTCCGGGCCGGTGTGGAGAACATCAAGAACTATACTTACTTCAATCAGAACGCCATCCCCGAACAGCATGGAGATGACATACAAGTGCTGTGCGCCACTCTGAAACAGAATTTCCGGCTGGGGATATTTCATTTGGACAATGAAGTGACCTGGCAGAAGACAAGCAATGAAACGGTACTTCCTTTACCCCGGCTTTCATTATACCACAATCTATATCTGCTGGCCCGTCTGGCAAAGAAGGTACTGACCCTTCAATTAGGCGCCGACGTCAGATACTTCAGCAAGTATCATGCGCCTGCCTACGCTCCCGGCATACAGCAGTTTCACCTGCAATCGACGGATGACCGGGTAGAGATTGGCGGTTATCCCATTGTGAATGTCTATGCCAATCTACAACTGAAACGGACACGTCTATTCGCCATGATGTATCATGTCAATGCCGGTACCGGAAGCTCAAACTACTTCTTAGTGCCCCACTACCCCATCAATCCGCGCCTGTTCAAGATTGGTATCTCATGGAATTTCTATGACTGA
- a CDS encoding 2-oxoacid:acceptor oxidoreductase family protein: MKEEIIIAGFGGQGVLSMGKILAYSGLMEGKEVTWMPAYGPEQRGGTANVTVIVSDEKISSPILSKYDAAIILNQPSLEKFESKLKPGGVLIYDGYGIIHPPTRKDIRVYRIDAMDAANEMNNAKAFNMIVLGGLLKIKPMVTLDSVIRGLKKTLPERHHHLIPMNEEAIKRGMELIEEMK; this comes from the coding sequence CCATGGGAAAGATTCTGGCATACTCCGGACTGATGGAAGGAAAAGAGGTGACCTGGATGCCGGCTTACGGACCGGAGCAACGGGGCGGTACGGCCAACGTGACCGTCATCGTGAGCGACGAGAAGATATCCTCGCCCATTTTGAGCAAATATGATGCAGCCATCATCTTGAACCAACCGTCGTTGGAGAAGTTCGAGAGCAAGCTGAAGCCGGGCGGCGTACTTATCTACGACGGTTACGGCATCATCCACCCGCCCACGCGCAAAGACATCCGCGTATATCGCATCGATGCCATGGACGCCGCCAACGAAATGAACAACGCCAAGGCATTCAACATGATTGTGCTGGGCGGATTGCTGAAAATAAAGCCGATGGTGACCCTCGACAGCGTAATCAGAGGGCTGAAGAAGACCCTGCCCGAACGCCACCACCACCTGATTCCGATGAACGAAGAAGCCATCAAGCGCGGAATGGAACTGATCGAGGAGATGAAATAA